Proteins encoded within one genomic window of Streptomyces taklimakanensis:
- a CDS encoding L,D-transpeptidase family protein has product MSTRPTRPLALLLTVVALGALSGCGGSGDSGSTDGTARDRPAPTHTLAGGRAPTSSPDPSASAGDGKTGRLPGLGPKTLARVPDDAHQVVVVTGEHRDSPRSTVVLHERADDGWRAGERWPAHNALRGWTDDHRLGDLRSPIGVFTLSDAGGLLPDPGTELPYHRSGGFTIDGTGFEGEPLEGSFDYVVAIDYNRETGVSPLDWTRPMGDSKGGGIWFHVDHDGPTKGCVTLSEPHMKALLRALEPESNPVVVMGDAASLAR; this is encoded by the coding sequence ATGTCCACCCGGCCCACCCGTCCGCTCGCCCTCCTGCTGACCGTCGTCGCCCTGGGCGCGCTGTCCGGCTGCGGAGGCTCCGGCGACTCCGGCAGCACCGACGGCACCGCGCGCGACCGGCCCGCTCCCACCCACACCCTGGCCGGTGGACGGGCTCCGACGTCGTCCCCGGACCCGTCGGCGTCCGCCGGGGACGGAAAGACCGGACGACTGCCGGGCCTCGGCCCGAAGACCCTGGCCCGGGTGCCCGACGACGCCCACCAGGTGGTGGTGGTGACCGGCGAGCACCGGGACTCCCCGCGCTCCACCGTCGTCCTCCACGAGCGTGCCGACGACGGCTGGCGGGCCGGTGAGCGGTGGCCCGCGCACAACGCCCTGCGCGGCTGGACCGACGACCACCGGCTCGGTGATCTGCGCTCGCCGATCGGGGTGTTCACCCTCTCCGACGCCGGGGGCCTGCTCCCCGACCCGGGCACCGAACTCCCGTACCACCGCTCCGGCGGCTTCACCATCGACGGCACCGGGTTCGAGGGCGAGCCGCTGGAGGGTTCCTTCGACTACGTGGTGGCCATCGACTACAACCGCGAGACGGGCGTCTCCCCGTTGGACTGGACCCGGCCCATGGGCGACTCGAAGGGCGGCGGCATCTGGTTCCACGTCGACCACGACGGACCGACGAAGGGGTGTGTCACCCTCTCCGAGCCGCACATGAAGGCCCTGCTGCGCGCGCTGGAACCGGAGTCGAACCCGGTCGTCGTCATGGGAGACGCCGCCTCTCTCGCCCGCTGA
- a CDS encoding ComEC/Rec2 family competence protein yields the protein MSTSAGVRAVRSAARAAVHAGSGHRLGAAHPRQEGPADLRLVPPALAAWGAAALALGLPGRTAVVGASACALLAVALLVPARGRGRSSGRTAVAMALVCAATGGGVAAAHVADVHRGPLPESARRYAHVTAEVVVTGDPRSARPRVHGSERLPGAIVLRADALRVTGAGGTVTEARSPVLLVVLWGGPGTRQAAAGRAARPPSAWRELLPGTRLEVRARSAPAREDGAGGRDVAAVLRVRGEEPPTVTGAPPAAQRIAGRLRSGLREASDGLSPDARALLPGLVVGDTSRIPADLDAAFRAADMLHLLAVSGANLSILLVLLIGPPGTASRAERRGAAPLLGLSLRTTAVVCALITLAFVVVCRPEPSVLRAAACGLITIVAIGTGRRRSLLPALAAAVLLLVLHDPWLARDYGFLLSVLATGSLLTVAPRWSEALRRRGVPGRVAEALAAAAAAQAVCAPVVAVLASHVSLVAVPCNLLAEFLVVPATVLGFAALAAAPVSMWTAEALAWAAGRPTEGIAAVARTGASLPGAEIPWSGSWAGALLLAVLIVSVVLAARRLVRHPWLCAACVVLLLLAVLRPAPLFRPLVGWPPPNWRMVVCDVGQGDALALAAGEGAAVVVDTGPDPEPVDRCLRALGVTTVPLLVLTHFHADHVAGVPGVLRGRAVGAIQTTPLGEPSGQAAAVRREAARAGVPMVRATPGERRRTGDLSWEVLWPRRPPPPGPPSASGEEANDSSVTLLVRTAGLTVFLPGDLEPPAQRRLLESHPDLPPVDVLKVAHHGSARQEPRLLERLRPRVALVSCGEDNPYGHPSPRTVLGLRASGAAVLRTDTHGSLAVTADGTVTASGR from the coding sequence GTGAGCACCTCGGCGGGCGTCCGGGCGGTCCGGAGCGCGGCACGGGCGGCGGTGCACGCCGGATCAGGACACCGACTGGGAGCGGCCCACCCGCGCCAGGAGGGCCCGGCCGATCTCCGTCTGGTCCCGCCCGCCCTGGCCGCCTGGGGGGCCGCGGCACTGGCCCTGGGGCTTCCGGGCCGCACCGCGGTGGTCGGCGCCTCCGCCTGTGCCCTGCTGGCCGTGGCACTTTTGGTGCCGGCCCGGGGCCGGGGGCGGTCGAGCGGGCGCACGGCGGTCGCGATGGCACTGGTGTGCGCCGCGACGGGCGGCGGAGTGGCCGCCGCGCACGTCGCCGACGTGCACCGAGGCCCCCTGCCGGAGTCGGCCCGGCGGTACGCCCACGTCACCGCGGAGGTGGTCGTCACCGGCGATCCGCGGTCGGCGCGCCCCCGTGTCCACGGATCCGAGCGGCTGCCGGGCGCGATCGTGCTCCGGGCCGACGCCCTGCGCGTCACCGGGGCCGGCGGCACGGTGACCGAGGCCCGGTCTCCGGTCCTGCTGGTGGTGTTGTGGGGCGGGCCGGGCACGCGCCAGGCCGCGGCGGGGCGGGCGGCCCGGCCGCCGTCGGCCTGGCGGGAACTGCTGCCCGGCACCCGCCTGGAGGTGAGGGCCCGATCGGCACCCGCGCGGGAGGACGGCGCGGGCGGTCGGGACGTGGCCGCCGTGTTGCGGGTACGGGGCGAGGAACCGCCCACGGTGACCGGTGCGCCGCCGGCAGCGCAACGCATCGCCGGGAGGCTGCGGTCGGGGCTGCGCGAGGCGAGTGACGGCCTGTCACCGGACGCGCGGGCGTTGTTGCCCGGTCTGGTGGTCGGCGACACCTCCCGCATCCCGGCCGATCTCGACGCCGCCTTCCGCGCGGCGGACATGCTGCACCTGCTGGCGGTGAGCGGTGCCAACCTGTCGATCCTGCTGGTGCTGCTCATCGGACCGCCCGGCACGGCCTCCCGTGCCGAGCGACGGGGGGCCGCGCCCCTGTTGGGGCTGTCGTTGCGCACCACGGCGGTCGTCTGCGCACTGATCACCCTGGCCTTCGTGGTGGTCTGCCGCCCGGAACCGAGCGTGTTGCGGGCGGCCGCCTGCGGACTGATCACCATCGTGGCGATCGGCACCGGCAGGCGCAGGTCCCTCCTGCCCGCGCTGGCCGCGGCCGTCCTGCTGCTCGTCCTCCACGATCCCTGGCTGGCCCGCGACTACGGTTTCCTGCTCTCGGTCCTGGCCACCGGCTCGCTGCTGACCGTGGCGCCCCGGTGGAGCGAGGCCCTGCGCCGTCGGGGCGTGCCCGGACGCGTCGCCGAGGCCCTGGCCGCGGCCGCCGCGGCACAGGCGGTCTGCGCGCCCGTGGTCGCCGTCCTGGCCTCCCACGTCAGCCTGGTGGCGGTCCCGTGCAACCTCTTGGCGGAGTTCCTGGTGGTGCCGGCCACCGTCCTCGGCTTCGCGGCCCTGGCGGCCGCTCCGGTGTCGATGTGGACGGCGGAGGCGCTGGCCTGGGCGGCGGGCCGGCCCACCGAGGGCATCGCCGCCGTCGCCCGTACGGGGGCCTCCCTGCCCGGTGCGGAGATCCCCTGGTCCGGCAGTTGGGCGGGGGCGCTGCTGCTGGCGGTCCTCATCGTGTCGGTGGTCCTGGCCGCACGGCGACTGGTGCGGCACCCCTGGCTCTGCGCGGCCTGCGTCGTCCTGCTGCTCCTGGCGGTTCTGCGGCCCGCCCCGCTGTTCCGTCCGCTCGTCGGCTGGCCACCACCGAACTGGCGGATGGTGGTCTGCGACGTCGGCCAGGGCGACGCGTTGGCGCTGGCGGCGGGGGAGGGGGCGGCGGTCGTCGTCGACACCGGCCCCGACCCCGAGCCCGTCGACCGCTGCCTGCGAGCCCTCGGCGTCACCACCGTCCCGCTGTTGGTGCTCACCCACTTCCACGCCGACCACGTGGCCGGCGTGCCCGGGGTGCTGCGCGGCAGGGCGGTCGGGGCGATCCAGACCACCCCCCTGGGCGAGCCGTCCGGTCAGGCGGCGGCCGTACGGCGCGAGGCGGCCCGCGCGGGCGTTCCGATGGTGCGGGCGACCCCGGGGGAGCGGCGTCGGACGGGCGATCTGTCCTGGGAGGTGCTGTGGCCCCGCCGACCCCCGCCCCCAGGCCCTCCCTCGGCATCCGGGGAGGAGGCCAACGACTCCAGCGTCACCCTGCTCGTCCGTACCGCGGGGCTGACGGTCTTCCTCCCCGGCGACCTCGAACCCCCGGCCCAACGACGCCTGCTGGAGAGCCACCCGGACCTGCCGCCCGTGGACGTCCTCAAGGTCGCCCACCACGGGTCCGCCCGACAGGAGCCACGGCTGCTGGAACGTCTGCGCCCGCGCGTCGCCCTCGTCTCCTGCGGAGAGGACAACCCCTATGGCCATCCGTCCCCCAGGACCGTCCTCGGGCTGCGCGCCTCGGGCGCGGCCGTCCTGCGCACCGACACCCACGGCTCCCTGGCCGTCACGGCCGACGGCACGGTCACCGCCTCGGGACGCTGA
- a CDS encoding helix-hairpin-helix domain-containing protein — translation MRARVRGRGLRRAADARALRERASALPLDPPSGASGREPRGPDGLLAPVRPSASSVPAASSVPASGPTPDPVAAEAVRAAPLPRAEAIASAREAVRRARVRRGVAERRPRVPARASTEAHGPDPKGAADEPVPGDTVSDDAVPGPGAVTAPSAGPRTPRSSRYERLTEAVRDRLPLWARARFGAAPRSLAALTVVLVLALGLAAHHFWSGRPRTVEAPPVESASRSRPVPPSEAPPPSLGASPPAAGRLLVDVAGEVRRPGLHRLPPGARVADALEAAGGVRPGTDLHGLNRARPVADGEQIVVGEPPAPAGVPVPPAGAGAPPGAPVSLNSATVEQLDALPGIGPVMARRIVDYRTEHGGFSSVDELREVSGIGERRFADLRPLVGP, via the coding sequence ATGCGCGCGCGGGTCCGGGGGCGAGGGCTCCGGCGGGCGGCCGACGCCCGCGCGCTGAGGGAGCGGGCGAGCGCGCTGCCGTTGGATCCGCCCTCCGGAGCCTCGGGGCGTGAGCCACGCGGCCCCGACGGCCTCCTCGCGCCCGTGCGCCCTTCCGCCTCCTCCGTCCCCGCCGCCTCCTCCGTCCCCGCCTCCGGTCCCACCCCTGATCCCGTTGCCGCGGAGGCCGTCCGAGCGGCTCCGCTGCCGCGTGCCGAGGCGATCGCCTCGGCACGCGAGGCGGTGCGGCGGGCGCGCGTCCGGCGAGGGGTGGCGGAACGGCGGCCACGGGTGCCGGCGCGCGCCTCCACCGAGGCCCACGGGCCCGACCCCAAGGGCGCGGCGGACGAACCCGTGCCGGGCGACACCGTGTCGGACGACGCCGTGCCGGGTCCCGGTGCCGTCACCGCGCCGTCGGCCGGTCCGAGGACTCCGCGCTCGTCCCGGTACGAGCGGTTGACGGAAGCGGTACGGGATCGGCTGCCGTTGTGGGCTCGGGCGCGGTTCGGTGCGGCGCCGCGCTCGCTCGCCGCGCTCACCGTCGTCCTGGTCCTGGCGCTCGGCCTCGCCGCGCACCACTTCTGGAGCGGGCGCCCGCGGACGGTGGAGGCACCGCCGGTGGAGTCCGCGTCCCGCTCGCGTCCCGTGCCGCCGTCGGAAGCGCCCCCGCCGTCCCTCGGCGCGTCGCCCCCGGCCGCCGGACGGCTGCTGGTGGACGTGGCGGGCGAGGTCCGCAGGCCGGGGCTCCACCGGCTGCCGCCCGGCGCGCGCGTGGCCGACGCCCTGGAGGCCGCGGGCGGCGTCAGGCCGGGCACGGACCTCCACGGCCTCAACCGCGCCCGGCCGGTGGCCGACGGAGAACAGATCGTCGTCGGCGAGCCCCCCGCTCCGGCGGGCGTGCCCGTCCCACCCGCCGGGGCGGGGGCGCCGCCCGGCGCACCGGTCAGCCTCAACTCGGCCACCGTCGAGCAGCTCGACGCCCTTCCCGGCATCGGCCCCGTCATGGCCCGGCGCATCGTCGACTACCGCACCGAGCACGGCGGGTTCTCCTCGGTCGACGAACTCCGCGAGGTGAGCGGTATCGGCGAGCGGCGCTTCGCCGATCTCCGCCCCCTGGTCGGGCCGTGA
- a CDS encoding DegV family protein: MSRHVAIVTDSTAYLPRAALERHRITSVPLTVVLGDRALEEGTEISARSLAEALGKRRSVTTSRPGPWVFADTYRAIAEAGAESIVSLHLSAEISGTYDAAVLAAREAPVPVRVVDTGMVAMALGFCALAAAGTAEAGGTLEETVAAARKRAAGTSAFFYVDTLEYLRRGGRIGAARALLGSALAVKPLLELENGRIGLLEKVRTASRAIARLEEIVVDRAGTAPVDVAVHHLAAADRADHLAQRLRERLPGLEELHVSEVGAVIGAHTGPGLLGVVVSLKQVAELSTTGR, from the coding sequence ATGTCCCGCCATGTCGCGATCGTCACTGACTCCACGGCCTACCTGCCGCGGGCGGCGCTGGAGCGGCACCGCATCACCTCGGTGCCGCTGACCGTGGTGCTCGGCGACCGGGCGTTGGAGGAGGGCACCGAGATCTCCGCCCGTTCGCTGGCCGAGGCGCTCGGGAAGCGGCGGTCGGTGACCACCTCCCGGCCTGGTCCCTGGGTGTTCGCCGACACCTACCGGGCCATCGCCGAGGCGGGGGCGGAGAGCATCGTCTCCCTCCACCTGTCGGCGGAGATCTCCGGCACCTACGACGCGGCCGTGCTCGCCGCCCGGGAGGCACCCGTACCGGTGCGTGTGGTGGACACCGGCATGGTGGCGATGGCACTGGGCTTCTGCGCCCTGGCCGCGGCCGGGACCGCCGAGGCGGGCGGCACCCTGGAGGAGACGGTCGCCGCGGCGCGCAAGCGCGCCGCGGGAACCTCGGCGTTCTTCTACGTGGACACCCTGGAGTACCTGCGGCGTGGTGGCCGTATCGGCGCCGCCCGGGCGCTGCTGGGCTCCGCGCTGGCGGTCAAGCCGCTGTTGGAGCTGGAGAACGGCCGCATCGGTCTGTTGGAGAAGGTCCGCACCGCCTCCCGCGCCATCGCCCGTCTGGAGGAGATCGTCGTGGACCGGGCGGGAACCGCGCCCGTGGACGTCGCCGTGCACCACCTGGCGGCGGCGGACCGTGCCGACCACCTCGCGCAGCGCCTGCGCGAACGGCTGCCGGGGCTGGAGGAACTGCACGTCAGCGAGGTGGGGGCGGTGATCGGCGCGCACACGGGGCCGGGGTTGCTGGGCGTGGTGGTGTCACTCAAACAGGTGGCGGAGTTGTCCACAACCGGCCGGTAG